tttcaaaaatactttttacactaaaagagttttaaaatgACTGTCAAATGGAGtctaaagttaatttttttagttaatttttttagaaggcAAGAGACAAAATTCATTTCTCAAAAGTATGGAATAGTTTCCTCATAGTAAATGTTTtcatttgatcatttttattgTTTCCAAGTTTTATCAACGGCCTTCAACTTTGCTAAATTCATCTATATTTCTCTCccacacattttttttcttaaaaaagaaaaaatattttgttcataaatcacataaaaaaatatattatttaaaaatttatcaaattttttgataatttttattttatattttagtatcCATTCTTATCTCAATCATTATATTAATTTGAggcttaattattttaaaatatagaaattttattttgagttaatacatatttttgacttttaatttcatttttagagTTTAGTTGAATAATACAAGATCTAAATGTAatgtattatatatatttttatattttttatataacaatcaaatataaaaaaaattatttttttaaatttttttttcctttcttaaatattttttctccggactaaacataacctaaaatttTAGCCTTCAACTTTCCTTAACCCGTCAACTAGTGTAAGTTCACAGAAAcaattttcctataaaaagacaaattcatatatatactctctccttaaaaattaaaataaaatataaaattatattatattatataaaaaataaaaaataaaattagtcgaaacttttcttttaaatttttaattcttttgatatattctttcaaatcatatatacataaaattagttttttgaaTGACAAacatacttttaattatttttaagtttatagaTGACTTATTAGGGTGCATATTCACACATTTaacaagaaataatatttatttctaattgattttaaataaaatatcactaaccattaatattattttaaaattatcaagattAATTAGTTTTATGGAAAAATCAATTAtgcttttattttgtaatatataacaaaatgttaaatttttaatcaaaataaaatttataatctattataatattagaatCCATATTTTAGTAAACctactattatttttaactaaactCCGAGAAACATTCTAAGCTCCATCTAGTTGTTGCCAATTTAGGGTTTAAGACTTGTATTTTATTCCATATAAATCTAGGGTTTAAGACTTATTTTATGGTGACTGTGTGGTTGTGGGTTTTCTAGAGGTTGAAGGAGACAATAATGGCTTGCTTACCTCTTGAAATCATCGAGAACAACTCTTGAGATTACCAGTCAAGTCTCTGCTCTATTGCAAGTGCGTTTGCAAAGCTTGGTACGCGATGATTTCTCATCCACAGTTTGCTAAAGCCCACCTCCAATTACCACAAACACAAGCGAAAACTCGATTATGTATCATCAActttgaagaggaaaaagatgaTGCTTCACTGGTGGTCCGAGTCTCCACTAAAGATTGGGAATCAATTGGTGATGGTAACGGCAATGGTGGGTTACTGGATTTTGATTATTCACTGAGCGATGTAAATCTCAAACACTCTGTCCATCTTTTGAATTCTTGTGATGGGTTGTTATGTCTAGTTGACAGTTTGGGTAAAATTGTCTTGTGGAACCCATCTACCAGGCAATACAATCCATTACCACCAAATGCTAATGGTCCAAAATGTAGTTGGTATGGATTTGGGTATTGTTGGTACGTCATTTGTTTTATCTGGGGGTTATTTTTTGGCTCTGTGTCAGTCAGGGGCATCACAAAGTGGCCTCGATTTGAACTCGGGACCTTAACCCAGAcagttgccctcctggtaccatatGGGCTACTAGctcagatggtaccaggagggcaacatCCTAAGCATTAACGCCTACAGGATCCAAGTTCGAATCCTGGAGGCCACTCTGTGATGCCCCTGACTGGCACAGAGCCAAAAAATAACCCGGGGAATGACGTCCCAACAGGTATGACTCCTCTACCGATGACTACAAGATAGTAGGGGTTTCTCGCTTAGGTTTTGAGACAGTGGTAGATGTTTTCTCATTGAAATCCCACAAGTGGAGAAGAATTGAGAAAAAACTTCATACTGAATTTAAATGCTCGTGGAGGAACACTGTTTTACATGGGGCTGTGCATTGGATAGCTTATGATCTAGATGTCCCTGATCCAACAGTAGTggcttttgattttgaaaaagaggagTTCCGGCAGATGACAATTCCAAGGGATGAATCTTCTCGTATGTTGACTGTGATAGGAGGATGCCTTTGTACACCTTCTGGTAGAGATTCAAGTAAGATGTGGGTAATGAAAGAGTATGGTGTTGAGGCATCTTGGACGAGGATGGATTCCCcatatttggatgaaaatttcAAGTGCCAACCTCTGAATAATCAAGTTAAGTTGTGGGTCAATGAGGAGCCACTTGTAGTTCTGTTTGATGTGCTCGATAAGCGATGCATGAAAAATGCTGCCAACTTGTATGTGGAAAGTCTAGTTCCACCTTATGCGTCACAGAATGAATGATAAGGTAAGTTGTGTTACTATTTCTATGATAATTTCCAGTGTCTTCTATTATTAGTAGATCAAACATGTATAGTGGCAATGGcaaaaaattggtagttcaattGCATGTATGCTTGTGTTTTATGTTAGTTAGTATATACATACCATTTTTACTTGGCTTTTGATTCCAAGGATGGGATTCAAGTAAGTAATTGGCTTAAATCCAATGCACGAAATAGTTTGATCCATGGAGAGTTACTGTTCTATATCTGGTACTAAAACTTTTGATTTTATAGTGAATGTGTGGTTATGGGTTTTATGAGGCTGAAGAAGACTACAATGACATACTTACCTCTTCACATCATCGACAACATACTCTTGAGATTACCAGTCAAGTCTCTGCTCTGGCTCAGGTGCGTCTGCAAAGCTAGGTGCACGTTAATTTCTCATCCACAATTCGCTAAAACCCACCTCCAACTGCCACAAACACAAGCCAAAACTCGATTATGTATCATaaattttgaagaagaaaaagataatcCTTTTATGGTAGTCCGGCTATCCATTAAAGATTGGGAATCAAttggtgatggtaatggtggCTTATTGGGTTTTGATTATTCACTCTGTGATGTAAATCTCCTATATCCTTTCCATCTTTTGAATTCTTGTGATGGGTTATTATGTCTAGTTGATACCTTGGGTAAAATTGTTTTGTGGAACCCATCTACTAGGCAATGCAATCCATTACCACCAAATCCTAATGCTCCAAAATATTGGGTATGGACCCAATCCTAATACTACAAAATATATTTGGTATGGATTTGGGAATGACTCCTCTACCGATGACTACAAGATAGTAGGGGTTTCTAGCTTAGGTTATGAGACTATGGTAGATGTTTGCTCATTGAAATTCTATAAGTGGAGAAGAATTCAGGAAAAGCATCATACTAAACTCATATGTTCGTGGAGGGACACTATTTTACATGGGGGCAGTGCATTGGATAGCTTATGATCCAAATGAAGACCATTATTTAACAATAGTggcttttgattttgaaaaagaggagTTGCAGCGGATGGCATTTCCAAGGGATGAATCTAATTATGGTGTTGACTGTTGTAGGAGGATGTCTTTGTGTGCTTTGTGGTAAAGATCCAAGTAAGATGTGGGTGATGAAAGAATGTTGAGACATCTTGGACTATGATGGATTCCCCATATCGGACTAGGAatcatttgaatgaaaaattcaaGTTCCAGCCTCTGAATCTGTCGTGAGTTAATTTCAATATCCTGTATCATGGATGGTTCAAACATGATGCCGGCCAACTTATTTGTGGAAACTCTGgtttcacatttttcttcacAGAATGAATGATAAGGTGAGTCGTGTTACTATTTCTATCATAATTTCAAGTGTCTTTCATTATGGTAAAGGTTGGTCGCATCTATCAACTCTCTTTGTGTTCAAATGTTGCAAGCGCTTAGGTGAATGCATTATAAGGTTAGGATATGCATATTTCCTAACagcaattattttttggagagTTAATAACGTTTGAAGTCCGAAGTCACAATTCGAACTTGAAGGGTGTCAAGATTGTTGGTAGATCGGTTGGCCGCATCCATTAACTCCCTTTACGTTTGAATGTCGTGAGTATTTGAGTAAATAATTACTATATCTCTTATCTTCTATGATTAAGAGACTAAAGCTGGAATGATAAATTGATTAGCATTAATTACAAATTCAATTATAacttagaaattattttttaataatcttaaaattaatttaaattattttattagtaaaaaataattcattcatTATCTTTAGAAATGTTATCTCTTTTTATCTAAAGGACTTCACTTAAGacttgtaaatttaatttttcaaattattattaatgataaataaaataaattttcaaaattcttattaaaaacaTGTCATTTGATGGAGAATGATTAAGAGATACGATaataatcattattaattattctaataattcaaatattaaattattaatatttaaaaaattgatatttagaACTATCATAATAACTTTGAATTTTAAGATATTGATAAACAAAAGACTAAATGTAAGATAAgtataaacaataaatttacatGTGAGCCTTTATCaaacataatgaaaaaaatctattactcttaaaaaatatttttcaaacattaaGTGATATTTTTCGGATTTGTCAAGATTGTTGTTAAATTTTTGTCCATCGATATTCTGATCTTTCCCCCTATTCCcgcatatttcttttttctgttcttAAATTGAATGGTGGAGATCCAACCTCCAAATCTAATGGCTAATAGTGAATATTCTATCCCATACCTCTTCAATATTGTAGAATTTTCCAAATCTTcaatatttttctcttcaaaactCTTCAATTGTTTTGTTTCCAAACTCTTTCTAAaataaagacaataaaaaataacaaaattaatttaaa
This region of Vitis vinifera cultivar Pinot Noir 40024 chromosome 5, ASM3070453v1 genomic DNA includes:
- the LOC104879416 gene encoding F-box/kelch-repeat protein At3g06240; this encodes MISHPQFAKAHLQLPQTQAKTRLCIINFEEEKDDASLVVRVSTKDWESIGDGNGNGGLLDFDYSLSDVNLKHSVHLLNSCDGLLCLVDSLGKIVLWNPSTRQYNPLPPNANGPKCSWYGFGYDSSTDDYKIVGVSRLGFETVVDVFSLKSHKWRRIEKKLHTEFKCSWRNTVLHGAVHWIAYDLDVPDPTVVAFDFEKEEFRQMTIPRDESSRMLTVIGGCLCTPSGRDSSKMWVMKEYGVEASWTRMDSPYLDENFKCQPLNNQVKLWVNEEPLVVLFDVLDKRCMKNAANLYVESLVPPYASQNE